Proteins co-encoded in one Xiphophorus hellerii strain 12219 chromosome 10, Xiphophorus_hellerii-4.1, whole genome shotgun sequence genomic window:
- the LOC116726802 gene encoding synaptopodin 2-like protein — protein sequence MVAEEILVCLSGGAPWGFRLQGGAEQQKPLQVAKVRKRSKACRAGLKEQDELIAIGDQMCADLTHAQAMSLVDKETSTLTLKVRRNLSGFFSLPCSARSISPQSSMRVLSSPATLLNNSSSFLSPTELSRGITSPPDSEAYYGETDSDADTHSQTHRRRQRRTSPHARSPSRYDNQEEETSEMSGYESATDAGVTTQWHAQGLTSVPRRDFIYLPDPEERYTSAHTLTPRTLTPTPDQGPVDAEGEGDSGFQETGGYITPACPPLVSPERAKEALKLGSGHHLVPMVGPQLSPVNDELSTSYMDKARQAKLQRGESVVEKQVKEARTKCRSIASLLTDAPNPNSKGVLMFKKRRQRAKKYTLTCFGKAEGVRGGETEGETGGETEEEGGGSSVLSGSEVEEEGLSASFDPTWDSGYLDLLDRRSSACPSTTPTTPTTPSANHSAEVDHSAHLTPGRLPFVNQSLGLDISSLESSGSDSFTKQPISNQMSPPAVALTNGGSVSVSQASVVLSPPSETPIQSQNGLHNNSNNTAHSDFGPSPSMDSISNSSFNPNPGFLNRTARPFTPGSTPNRASVTSVMFRPPQPKPTPLTMAPKSVSAVSTMTIPPTQPPPGPDARRAVSSTSLYIPPRNNNSNSSPSLYSPPSALSSSFSQPPSTFSSLPAEHAPSSTPFSPSTDQFSPIHPSIAKPYLCSPAPTNPPPHISSLNTSSELAKDSFPAPPLPQPSPSPSVHPIINVTDAASPTGPPQAPVNDSMATREQRISVPATRTGILHDARRRSNKKPMFSALQSKDVSPNPDLLSMVQNMDDRCVGRSPNGESGLAQSGEAGHESGPEEDWLRLGAEACNFMQAQRGPKPPAVAPKPQTPQVLQLAGKGGQLFARRQNRMDRYVVERSPSVAAAPYSPAQTREPSPTPSLPAAWKYSPNIRAPPPINYNPLLSPSCPPKVQRKPEVAKLGTNRPKGHKAGIKPIDIMSHQPYQLNSSLFSYGGGVPQDPSNANQQRGGPQKTARVYEVKRFSTPPPTATGPTPKVIVPRSATTLGEPLRYSDEFTPPTAGAMPHEPHQTPPQPFQPQWASSPLPPAPTAPLPQLPTFSSPLVSIPPPQANRSFKSAPDLSPMSPSNASYQSPSGSQPPRVPKPRFSTSNLGLQPCIWRPGSTTHQTDPHLDMRNKNCGEMAK from the exons ATGGTGGCGGAGGAGATCCTGGTCTGTCTCTCAGGAGGAGCTCCATGGGGGTTCAGGCTGCAAGGAGGAGCGGAGCAGCAAAAGCCTCTACAGGTGGCAAAG gtACGCAAGCGCAGCAAAGCCTGCCGAGCCGGACTGAAGGAGCAAGACGAGCTGATTGCCATTGGTGACCAGATGTGTGCAGATCTCACACATGCTCAGGCCATGAGCCTAGTAGATAAAGAGACTTCCACACTGACCCTAAAAGTTAGAAG gaACCTCTCTGGATTTTTCTCTCTACCTTGTTCTGCTCGCTCCATTTCACCTCAATCGTCCATGAGGGTTCTGTCTTCTCCTGCCACCCTCCTGAACAACAGTTCCTCCTTTCTCTCGCCCACTGAGTTATCCAGAGGCATTACTTCCCCCCCCGACAGCGAGGCGTACTACGGTGAAACAGACAGCGACGCagacacacattcacaaacgcACCGACGACGCCAACGGCGAACATCTCCTCATGCTCGCTCACCTTCGCGTTACGACAATCAAGAAGAGGAGACTTCTGAGATGAGCGG GTATGAAAGTGCTACAGACGCAGGAGTTACGACCCAGTGGCATGCTCAGGGTCTCACCAGCGTGCCTCGCAGAGACTTTATCTACCTGCCCGACCCAGAGGAGAGATACACATCCGCTCACACCCTGACCCCTCGCACCCTCACCCCGACCCCTGATCAGGGCCCGGTGGACGCAGAGGGAGAGGGGGACAGCGGCTTCCAGGAGACAGGGGGCTACATTACACCAGCCTGCCCTCCTTTGGTGTCTCCTGAACGGGCCAAAGAAGCCTTGAAGTTGGGCTCCGGTCATCATCTGGTGCCCATGGTGGGACCGCAGCTCAGCCCGGTGAACGACGAACTCTCCACCAGCTACATGGACAAAGCTAGACAGGCCA AGTTGCAGCGCGGAGAGAGCGTGGTGGAGAAACAGGTGAAAGAAGCCCGCACTAAATGCCGCTCTATTGCATCTTTGCTGACTGATGCTCCCAACCCCAATTCGAAAGGGGTTCTTATGTTCAAGAAACGGCGGCAAAGAGCCAAGAAATACACACTGACCTGCTTTGGGAAGGCTGAAGGAGTCAGAGGAGGTGAAACAGAAGGGGAAACAGGAGGGGAGACagaagaggaaggaggaggaagctCAGTTTTAAGTGGCTCTGAGGTTGAGGAAGAAGGATTGTCTGCGTCTTTTGACCCTACGTGGGATTCAGGTTATCTTGACCTGCTAGACAGGAGAAGCTCTGCCTGCCCGTCAACCACACCAACTACCCCGACAACACCAAGCGCCAACCACAGCGCAGAGGTGGACCACTCAGCTCATCTAACACCAGGACGTTTACCTTTTGTAAATCAAAGCTTAGGGTTGGACATCTCAAGTTTGGAGAGTTCAGGCAGCGACAGCTTCACAAAACAACCCATCAGTAACCAAATGTCTCCTCCAGCTGTGGCTTTGACCAACGGGGGTTCAGTTTCCGTAAGCCAGGCGAGTGTCGTTCTGAGCCCACCCTCGGAGACACCCATACAAAGTCAAAATGGGCTCCACAATAACTCTAATAACACAGCCCACTCTGATTTTGGTCCAAGCCCCAGCATGGACTCAATCAGTAACTCCAGTTTTAATCCTAATCCCGGCTTTCTGAACCGCACTGCACGGCCCTTCACCCCAGGCTCAACCCCAAATCGTGCGTCTGTGACCTCTGTGATGTTTCGACCTCCCCAGCCCAAACCCACACCGCTAACTATGGCTCCCAAGTCTGTTTCAGCAGTGTCCACCATGACAATCCCACCAACCCAACCTCCTCCAGGGCCAGATGCAAGAAGAGCTGTGTCCAGCACCTCTCTCTACATCCCTCCAAGAAATAACAACAGTAACTCTTCCCCTTCGCTATATTCTCCTCCGTCAGCTCTTTCTTCGTCTTTCTCTCAGCCTCCTTCAacattttcctctcttcctgcaGAACATGCTCCTTCCTCAACCCCATTTTCACCGTCTACAGATCAGTTTTCTCCGATACACCCATCAATTGCTAAACCTTACCTTTGTTCTCCTGCTCCTACTAATCCACCTCCACACATCTCGTCTCTGAATACATCTTCTGAGTTAGCTAAGGACTCATTCCCTGCACCTCCTCTCCCTCAGCCATCTCCATCTCCGTCTGTCCACCCAATAATCAATGTAACCGATGCAGCTTCCCCAACAGGGCCTCCCCAAGCACCTGTCAATGACTCAATGGCCACAAGAGAGCAACGCATTTCCGTCCCAGCCACTCGCACCGGCATTCTTCATGATGCACGCCGTCGTAGCAACAAGAAGCCAATGTTCAGCGCTCTGCAAAGCAAAGATGTTTCTCCAAACCCAGACTTGCTGTCGATGGTGCAGAACATGGATGATCGTTGCGTGGGAAGAAGCCCAAATGGTGAGTCTGGACTAGCGCAGAGTGGGGAAGCGGGTCATGAGTCAGGGCCTGAGGAGGACTGGCTGAGACTTGGTGCAGAAGCTTGTAACTTCATGCAGGCGCAGCGAGGACCAAAGCCCCCTGCTGTGGCTCCTAAACCACAGACCCCCCAGGTTTTGCAGCTTGCTGGAAAAGGAGGTCAGCTCTTTGCCCGCAGACAGAACAGGATGGATCGGTATGTTGTTGAGCGTTCTCCATCTGTTGCTGCTGCACCTTACTCTCCTGCTCAGACCAGGGAGCCTTCACCCACACCTTCCCTTCCTGCCGCATGGAAGTACTCACCTAATATTCGCGCCCCACCTCCGATCAACTACAACCCCCTACTGTCTCCGTCCTGCCCTCCGAAGGTCCAAAGGAAACCCGAGGTAGCAAAGTTAGGGACAAACAGACCCAAAGGGCACAAGGCAGGCATCAAACCTATTGACATAATGAGTCACCAGCCATACCAGCTTAACTCCTCCCTGTTCAGCTATGGAGGTGGAGTTCCCCAGGATCCTTCCAATGCTAATCAGCAGAGAGGTGGTCCTCAAAAGACAGCGCGGGTCTACGAGGTAAAGAGGTTCTCAACACCCCCGCCCACTGCCACAGGACCCACACCAAAAGTTATTGTACCTCGATCAGCCACAACACTTGGAGAACCACTAAGGTACTCTGATGAGTTTACCCCTCCCACTGCTGGAGCAATGCCCCATGAACCCCACCAGACTCCACCACAGCCTTTTCAGCCTCAGTGGGCCTCCTCCCCTTTGCCTCCTGCCCCcactgctcctcttcctcagctccCAACCTTCTCCTCACCTCTGGTTTCAATCCCACCTCCGCAGGCCAACAGGAGTTTCAAGAGCGCCCCAGATCTAAGTCCTATGAGTCCCAGTAATGCCTCTTACCAGTCACCCAGTGGCTCCCAGCCTCCTAGGGTCCCCAAGCCTCGGTTCAGCACTTCTAACTTGGGCCTGCAACCTTGCATATGGCGGCCTGGATCCACCACACACCAAACAGATCCTCATCTGgacatgagaaataaaaactgtgggGAAATGgcgaaataa